A stretch of the Geovibrio thiophilus genome encodes the following:
- a CDS encoding PIN/TRAM domain-containing protein, translating to MWLFRFLYSVMIFLVFVLMHESLGIDIYYAVTYAVVIIFSIYFIESLFSDFKSYKFLAGAVGGIVFSLIAYLLATIFDSLVTNEAVKLGLYFFMLYLGIILGMKVHWVFELLFSKILNSKQKTAKYAAQQKVLDTSTLIDGRIADIVDTGLMEGALVIPTFVLKELQNIADSHDHLRRQKGRRGLNVLKKLQEQTKLPVEINQTDFTDLGTVDEKLVALAKRLKAHIITTDFNLLKVAEIQNIRAINLNNLAMAMRQNILPGEDLSITIVKEGKEHGQGVGYLDDGTMVVLENGRRMMGETVKVNVTSLLQTESGRIIFTKVRS from the coding sequence ATGTGGCTTTTCAGGTTTTTATACTCTGTAATGATTTTTCTTGTTTTTGTCCTGATGCACGAGTCTCTCGGCATCGACATCTACTACGCGGTGACCTACGCGGTCGTGATTATCTTCTCTATCTATTTCATAGAGAGTCTTTTTTCGGATTTCAAGAGCTATAAGTTCTTAGCCGGAGCGGTAGGAGGGATTGTTTTTTCGCTCATTGCCTATCTTCTGGCGACGATTTTTGATTCTCTGGTTACCAATGAAGCTGTGAAGCTCGGGCTGTATTTCTTTATGCTTTATCTGGGCATCATCCTCGGCATGAAGGTGCACTGGGTGTTTGAGCTGCTTTTTTCCAAGATACTTAACTCGAAGCAGAAAACAGCGAAATACGCCGCTCAGCAGAAGGTTCTGGATACTTCAACGCTCATCGACGGACGCATAGCGGATATTGTCGATACAGGGCTTATGGAGGGTGCGCTGGTTATTCCTACCTTCGTTCTGAAGGAGCTTCAGAACATAGCCGATTCCCACGATCACCTGCGCAGGCAGAAAGGGCGCAGGGGTTTGAATGTGCTGAAAAAGCTACAGGAACAGACGAAGCTTCCCGTGGAGATAAACCAGACGGATTTTACCGATCTGGGTACTGTGGATGAAAAGCTTGTTGCTCTGGCAAAAAGGCTTAAGGCTCATATAATCACCACGGATTTTAACCTGCTGAAAGTGGCGGAGATACAGAACATAAGAGCTATTAATCTTAACAATCTCGCCATGGCAATGCGACAGAACATTCTCCCCGGCGAAGACCTCAGTATCACCATAGTGAAAGAGGGCAAGGAGCACGGGCAGGGTGTCGGTTATCTGGATGACGGTACAATGGTTGTTCTCGAAAACGGGCGCAGGATGATGGGCGAGACAGTGAAAGTGAATGTGACAAGCCTTCTGCAGACCGAATCAGGACGCATTATCTTTACCAAGGTGCGTTCTTGA
- the ispD gene encoding 2-C-methyl-D-erythritol 4-phosphate cytidylyltransferase yields MSVTAVIPAAGVGKRFGGDVKKQFAEFNGRSVLYYALKCLRDAYEFDEFLIGAGEDDFGTVNETADALGIRYRMIKGGDERWKTVLNCLLEVKSTHVLIHDAVRPFVPAEVTRDTIKTAEESGACICCVPVRETLKRVTPDGIEGTVDRNRYVLSHTPQVFELGRLLAAVMDAAGKKANPTDESMAMEMAGHRVKYVQSTPENIKITYSSDIELVKSLMGKYHGNI; encoded by the coding sequence TTGAGCGTAACTGCGGTTATACCTGCCGCCGGAGTGGGAAAACGCTTCGGGGGTGATGTTAAAAAGCAGTTTGCGGAGTTTAACGGGCGCTCTGTGCTTTACTATGCGCTGAAATGCCTGCGTGATGCCTATGAGTTTGACGAATTTCTCATCGGCGCCGGAGAGGATGATTTCGGAACCGTAAACGAAACGGCGGACGCTCTCGGAATAAGATACCGCATGATAAAAGGCGGTGACGAACGATGGAAAACAGTGCTTAACTGTCTTCTGGAAGTGAAAAGCACGCATGTGCTGATTCATGACGCCGTGCGCCCCTTTGTTCCGGCGGAAGTTACAAGGGACACCATAAAAACAGCAGAGGAGTCAGGAGCGTGCATATGCTGCGTTCCCGTGCGGGAAACACTGAAACGGGTTACCCCTGACGGCATAGAGGGCACAGTGGACAGGAACAGATATGTCCTCAGCCACACTCCGCAGGTTTTTGAGCTGGGCAGGCTTCTTGCCGCCGTTATGGACGCTGCCGGAAAAAAGGCAAACCCCACTGACGAGTCCATGGCAATGGAGATGGCGGGGCACAGGGTTAAGTATGTGCAGTCCACTCCGGAGAATATAAAAATCACTTATTCATCTGACATTGAGCTGGTGAAGAGTCTGATGGGTAAATATCACGGGAATATATGA
- a CDS encoding carcinine hydrolase/isopenicillin-N N-acyltransferase family protein produces the protein MKVIYAKGTQEEIATSLYGQIEHRETLDYFMDFPRRVLGGIVGNNLLGNMGLFALKKLTGLISSKYNKNDLVFWKTYSELLGLDYSVVSKSLSYPDMLLYLVGKSGYFISGMPQIFLGCSSLAVKKGSGILHGRNLDFYGGKYWTRDHALIVIKPKDKIGSITLSADGLLLPGLTSINEEGIAVSLHVLFTREVSLSGEPVLGIVSDIMGTCRSIAEVRSLLENKKTAGGWGILVTDGKTGECSVFEMNSKGMSEFKVTENKFSYANMAHTPDKKADEFVPAYIWVQNNFYRKKRMDDMLSSMWFGVDHIKMFKILGDFYDVGMKRDLYAGCTVANSNTISSASFSFADDRIAVADGTTPSTAGDIYDYSISELFAGKTEPLRVIKPDAPHSEVMETYTLSGCDHSETHNYEELVSIMSGLKNMKQDEYAFPLFLSVSYAKLGEYAKALEFADETLGQKLDHYREGTVLMMRAMLMDISGRRGEAMREYEHILKEYRYPCLTRKSLKYYSAPCGQRDIDRIELNWFMSFVLLL, from the coding sequence ATGAAAGTTATATACGCCAAGGGCACACAGGAAGAGATAGCAACCTCCCTTTACGGGCAGATAGAGCACAGGGAAACACTTGACTACTTTATGGATTTTCCCCGCAGGGTTCTGGGGGGCATAGTGGGTAACAACCTGCTGGGCAACATGGGGCTTTTCGCTCTCAAAAAGCTTACCGGTCTCATTTCATCCAAGTACAACAAAAACGATCTTGTCTTCTGGAAGACATATTCCGAGCTTCTGGGTCTTGACTATTCCGTGGTTTCCAAAAGTCTCTCATATCCTGATATGCTGCTTTATCTGGTGGGCAAATCCGGCTATTTCATAAGCGGAATGCCGCAGATCTTCCTAGGCTGCTCAAGTCTCGCAGTAAAAAAAGGGAGCGGCATACTCCACGGGCGCAACCTCGATTTTTACGGCGGCAAATACTGGACAAGGGATCACGCCCTTATCGTTATCAAGCCTAAGGATAAAATAGGGTCAATCACGCTCAGCGCAGACGGACTGCTGCTCCCCGGACTTACCAGCATAAATGAAGAGGGGATAGCTGTTTCGCTGCATGTGCTCTTCACCCGTGAAGTTTCATTAAGCGGTGAACCTGTTCTCGGCATAGTTTCGGACATTATGGGAACATGCAGAAGCATTGCGGAAGTGCGCAGCCTGCTTGAGAATAAGAAAACCGCAGGGGGCTGGGGGATTCTCGTAACAGACGGAAAAACCGGCGAATGCTCCGTGTTTGAAATGAACAGCAAGGGCATGAGCGAATTTAAAGTCACCGAGAACAAATTCAGCTACGCAAACATGGCGCACACGCCGGACAAAAAGGCGGATGAGTTTGTGCCCGCCTACATCTGGGTGCAGAACAACTTCTACCGCAAGAAAAGAATGGACGATATGCTTAGCTCTATGTGGTTCGGCGTGGATCATATAAAGATGTTCAAGATTCTCGGCGATTTCTATGATGTAGGAATGAAGAGAGATCTCTACGCAGGGTGCACAGTCGCCAACAGCAACACGATCTCAAGTGCCAGCTTCAGCTTCGCTGATGACCGCATAGCCGTTGCGGACGGAACCACCCCTTCGACAGCGGGCGATATATACGATTACTCAATCTCTGAGCTCTTCGCGGGGAAAACCGAACCGCTCAGAGTTATAAAGCCCGATGCTCCCCATTCGGAGGTTATGGAAACATACACACTCTCCGGCTGTGACCACTCTGAAACCCATAATTATGAAGAGCTTGTGAGCATTATGTCCGGGCTGAAAAACATGAAGCAGGATGAATATGCCTTTCCACTGTTCCTCTCTGTTTCGTACGCCAAGCTGGGCGAGTACGCAAAGGCTCTGGAATTTGCCGATGAAACCCTTGGACAGAAGCTTGATCACTACAGGGAGGGGACAGTGCTGATGATGCGTGCCATGCTCATGGACATCTCCGGCAGAAGAGGCGAGGCTATGCGGGAGTACGAGCACATCCTCAAGGAATACCGCTATCCGTGCCTCACGAGGAAATCACTGAAATATTACTCCGCTCCGTGCGGACAGCGTGACATAGACCGAATCGAACTCAACTGGTTCATGTCCTTCGTGCTGCTTCTGTGA
- a CDS encoding BON domain-containing protein, giving the protein MKILLFAVLLAAFIGCASSNKKESSGEYFDNSVITAKVKAAIFDESSLKTLEINVETFKGKVQLSGFVDSKQNAELAGRIASQVEGVTSVQNSLALK; this is encoded by the coding sequence ATGAAAATATTACTTTTCGCCGTGTTACTTGCCGCCTTTATTGGCTGTGCATCCAGCAATAAAAAAGAAAGCTCCGGTGAGTACTTTGACAACTCCGTAATCACAGCTAAAGTTAAAGCAGCTATATTTGACGAATCCTCGCTTAAAACACTGGAGATTAATGTTGAAACTTTCAAAGGCAAAGTCCAGCTAAGCGGATTTGTTGATTCAAAACAGAATGCGGAACTGGCAGGCAGAATTGCCTCTCAGGTTGAGGGTGTTACATCCGTACAGAACAGCTTGGCTTTAAAATAA
- a CDS encoding lmo0937 family membrane protein: protein MLWTISVVLVVLWLLGLVSSYTLGGFIHILLVIALIIILVRIIQGRSVL from the coding sequence ATGTTGTGGACAATAAGCGTAGTTCTGGTAGTTTTATGGCTTCTTGGTTTAGTCAGTTCTTATACTCTCGGAGGTTTCATCCATATTCTGCTTGTAATAGCTCTGATAATTATTCTTGTAAGAATTATTCAGGGACGCAGTGTGCTGTAG
- a CDS encoding site-2 protease family protein — MDFNIAEYIRFMSLAIVPFFFAITVHELSHGVAAYMLGDDTAKRLGRLTLNPFAHIDIVGLLFLLITQLFGWAKPVPVNFSRLRNNKYGMAIVAAAGPVSNIAVALASALLLQAVLVVPIHADTLAAKIAMPIAIMLKLSVQINVALAVFNLIPILPLDGGRILTNFLPYEKAFKFSQTERYGFIIIILLFLTGIFDKTVLPVIRYLTAFLL; from the coding sequence ATGGATTTCAATATTGCAGAATATATAAGATTTATGTCACTGGCGATTGTGCCGTTCTTTTTTGCTATCACCGTGCATGAGCTTTCCCACGGTGTGGCGGCGTACATGCTAGGGGACGACACGGCGAAAAGGCTCGGACGCCTCACCCTCAACCCGTTTGCGCATATCGATATTGTGGGACTTTTATTTCTTCTGATAACACAGCTTTTCGGCTGGGCGAAACCTGTTCCGGTCAACTTTTCCCGCTTGAGGAACAATAAATACGGCATGGCGATAGTGGCTGCCGCCGGTCCCGTCTCAAACATTGCAGTTGCTCTGGCTTCCGCTCTTTTGCTTCAGGCTGTACTGGTTGTTCCGATTCACGCCGATACTCTGGCAGCAAAGATAGCTATGCCTATAGCGATAATGCTTAAGCTCTCCGTGCAGATAAACGTGGCTCTCGCCGTGTTTAACCTTATTCCCATACTCCCCCTTGACGGCGGGCGGATACTTACCAACTTTCTTCCGTATGAAAAGGCGTTCAAGTTTTCCCAAACGGAGCGTTACGGTTTTATCATTATTATTCTTCTGTTTCTCACAGGGATATTTGACAAAACGGTTCTCCCCGTGATCCGCTATCTCACGGCATTTCTCCTTTAA
- the trpS gene encoding tryptophan--tRNA ligase, whose protein sequence is MKRVLSGMRPTGKLHIGHYFGALKNWVKLQDEHECFYFVADWHALTTNYENPENIIEMRRELVLDWLASGIDPEKATMFVQSKNLYHAELFLLLSMITPVSWLERCPTYKEIKQEITDKDLSNLGFLGYPVLMSSDIIIYGANYVPVGFDQLPHLEIAREIVRRFQFLYNADVFVEPEGLLTEVPKLPGLDGRKMSKSYGNAIMLSEDLDEVEQKLKRMKTDTRRQRRTDPGDPEVCPVFDYHKVFSTEEEKAYIMTECRRAGIGCMDCKMILIKHIRAFLEPIQERRRKFDAEIKDMDEFLSGSQKKANEEAGKLMERVREAIKI, encoded by the coding sequence ATGAAAAGAGTTTTAAGCGGAATGCGCCCCACGGGCAAACTCCATATAGGACACTACTTCGGCGCGCTCAAAAACTGGGTGAAGCTTCAGGACGAACACGAATGCTTTTACTTCGTCGCGGACTGGCACGCGCTGACTACCAATTACGAAAATCCCGAAAATATCATAGAAATGAGGCGTGAGCTCGTTCTCGACTGGCTCGCCTCAGGCATTGACCCCGAAAAGGCGACAATGTTTGTTCAGTCCAAAAACCTGTACCATGCGGAGCTTTTTCTCCTGCTCTCCATGATTACCCCTGTGAGCTGGCTGGAAAGATGCCCGACATACAAGGAGATTAAACAGGAAATCACTGATAAAGATCTTTCAAACCTCGGTTTTCTCGGTTACCCCGTGCTTATGAGCTCGGATATAATAATCTACGGCGCTAACTATGTGCCCGTGGGTTTTGACCAGCTCCCTCACCTTGAGATAGCCCGTGAGATAGTGCGCCGCTTTCAGTTCCTTTATAATGCCGATGTGTTTGTGGAGCCGGAGGGGCTTCTCACCGAAGTACCGAAGCTTCCCGGGCTTGACGGACGCAAGATGAGCAAAAGCTACGGCAACGCTATCATGCTGTCCGAAGACCTTGACGAAGTGGAGCAGAAGCTCAAACGCATGAAGACCGACACCCGCCGCCAGCGCAGGACAGACCCGGGCGATCCGGAAGTCTGTCCGGTATTTGACTATCATAAGGTTTTCTCCACGGAAGAGGAGAAGGCATACATCATGACCGAATGCAGGAGAGCCGGTATAGGCTGCATGGACTGCAAAATGATACTTATCAAGCATATCAGAGCCTTTCTTGAACCAATTCAGGAGCGCAGGCGCAAGTTTGACGCCGAGATAAAGGATATGGACGAGTTCCTCAGCGGTTCGCAGAAGAAAGCGAACGAGGAGGCGGGCAAACTTATGGAAAGGGTGCGTGAAGCCATAAAAATATGA
- a CDS encoding segregation and condensation protein A: MSSELLDVSLENFEGPLDLLIHLIYKNELNIYDIPIAIITESFITAVKRMEQLDIEVASDFINMASYLVYLKSRMLLPRDSFFEEELDPEEEKYLFTQKLVEYSFYKDVSLFLRKSEEESSKFLMRTDTVFIAKERADTEDPFLLADSFFDLTTKERKTRMVVEKNIVDFKEVVARLKSLVTKKIRMFWSDIVRSCGSRKEVAVSLLAILDLLKNKVANASQNENFGEILIEKTEEKDG; this comes from the coding sequence ATGAGCAGCGAGCTTCTTGACGTTTCACTGGAAAACTTTGAGGGACCGCTGGATCTGCTGATCCACCTCATATATAAGAACGAGCTGAACATTTACGACATTCCCATAGCGATCATTACCGAAAGCTTCATCACCGCTGTTAAAAGGATGGAGCAGCTTGATATAGAAGTCGCTTCGGATTTTATAAACATGGCGTCATACCTTGTGTATCTCAAATCGCGGATGCTTCTCCCCCGAGACAGTTTCTTTGAGGAGGAACTTGATCCGGAAGAAGAAAAATATCTTTTTACTCAAAAGCTTGTGGAATACTCCTTCTACAAGGATGTTTCGCTCTTCCTGAGAAAAAGCGAAGAGGAATCATCCAAGTTCCTCATGAGAACAGACACGGTTTTTATCGCCAAGGAGCGGGCGGACACGGAAGACCCGTTTCTGCTTGCGGATTCCTTCTTTGACCTCACCACGAAGGAAAGAAAAACCAGAATGGTGGTGGAGAAGAACATTGTGGATTTCAAAGAGGTTGTGGCGAGGCTTAAAAGCCTTGTTACAAAGAAAATACGCATGTTCTGGAGCGATATAGTGCGCTCCTGCGGAAGCAGGAAGGAGGTCGCAGTTTCGCTTCTGGCGATTCTTGACCTTTTGAAAAACAAAGTCGCCAACGCATCTCAAAACGAAAACTTCGGCGAAATATTAATTGAGAAAACGGAGGAGAAGGATGGATAA
- the scpB gene encoding SMC-Scp complex subunit ScpB: MDNKREKKIFYASLFLSGTPLEKRFFRAFFEPVNLENRLLEYAEEFNKLDTGLKIRMVSGGFQLVTESSLVEELRPHFGEKSDALGRASLETAAIIAYKQPVTRLEIDEIRGVNSSGTVKYLLDRNLIKVAGRKDVPGRPLLYVTTKQFLEYFGMNDLSEMPTFREWQELKQSGG; the protein is encoded by the coding sequence ATGGATAACAAACGGGAAAAGAAGATTTTCTACGCTTCCCTTTTTCTTTCCGGCACTCCGCTGGAGAAAAGGTTCTTCCGTGCGTTTTTTGAACCCGTGAACCTTGAAAACAGGCTTCTGGAATACGCAGAAGAGTTCAATAAGCTGGATACCGGACTTAAGATCCGCATGGTCTCAGGCGGCTTTCAGCTTGTTACGGAAAGTTCCTTGGTTGAGGAACTTCGCCCGCACTTCGGCGAAAAGTCCGACGCGCTGGGCAGAGCAAGCCTTGAAACAGCGGCGATAATTGCGTACAAGCAGCCTGTGACAAGGCTTGAGATAGACGAAATAAGGGGCGTCAACTCCTCCGGTACGGTGAAATATCTGCTCGACCGCAACCTGATAAAGGTGGCTGGCAGGAAGGATGTTCCGGGCAGACCGCTTCTTTATGTAACGACAAAGCAGTTTTTGGAATACTTCGGCATGAATGACCTTTCCGAGATGCCCACTTTCCGTGAGTGGCAGGAACTCAAACAGAGCGGCGGATGA
- a CDS encoding pseudouridine synthase, with amino-acid sequence MRLNKFLSANCGVSRREADRLIESGLVRINGEKVTELGVQVSETDNIELDGDPVTLSELEYYRFFKPRGMLTAYGDGRGKETLEEIPYLREKKLAYSGRLDYDSEGLIIFTNDGDLILRLQKSEFKAEKEYLVWVNGDLCEDDLEQIRSGLSTDEMRYLPCGAERIKAGHFRLILTEGKKRQIREIFRFFGLRVSRLLRVRIGNINIDGLRAGELKRLSAKEITELKKCTG; translated from the coding sequence GTGAGACTCAATAAATTTCTCTCAGCTAACTGCGGTGTTTCCAGACGCGAGGCGGACAGGCTTATCGAAAGCGGGCTTGTCCGCATAAACGGCGAAAAGGTAACCGAGCTGGGCGTTCAGGTTTCGGAAACGGACAATATAGAGCTGGACGGTGATCCTGTAACCCTGAGTGAGCTTGAGTATTACAGGTTCTTCAAGCCACGGGGAATGCTCACCGCCTACGGCGACGGAAGGGGCAAGGAAACTCTGGAAGAGATTCCTTATTTGAGAGAAAAAAAGCTCGCCTACTCCGGCAGACTTGACTATGACAGCGAAGGTCTTATTATTTTTACCAACGACGGTGACCTTATTCTGAGGCTCCAGAAGTCGGAGTTTAAGGCGGAGAAGGAATACCTTGTCTGGGTTAACGGTGATCTCTGTGAGGACGACCTTGAGCAGATACGCAGCGGGCTCAGCACAGATGAGATGCGTTATCTCCCCTGCGGTGCGGAGAGGATAAAGGCGGGGCATTTCCGTCTGATACTCACCGAAGGGAAAAAGAGGCAGATACGTGAGATTTTCCGCTTCTTCGGACTGAGGGTCTCAAGGCTGCTCAGGGTGAGAATAGGCAATATAAACATAGACGGACTAAGAGCCGGAGAGTTGAAAAGGCTTTCCGCAAAAGAAATTACGGAGCTGAAAAAATGTACAGGGTAA
- the queD gene encoding 6-carboxytetrahydropterin synthase QueD, with product MYRVRVIKSFASAHNLREYEGDCENLHGHNWKVEAYLASDKLDKIGMLVDFKVLKKHLNEILDGLDHKYINELEYFKTVNPTSENMCRYIYDRLKENFGSMVERVVVWESDNAAAEYWE from the coding sequence ATGTACAGGGTAAGAGTTATAAAAAGTTTTGCGTCCGCTCACAACCTGCGAGAATACGAAGGTGACTGCGAAAATCTTCACGGGCACAACTGGAAGGTTGAGGCGTATCTCGCTTCCGACAAGCTGGATAAGATAGGGATGCTTGTGGATTTCAAGGTGCTTAAGAAGCATCTCAACGAAATTCTCGACGGGCTTGACCATAAATATATCAATGAGCTGGAATACTTCAAAACCGTTAACCCCACCAGCGAGAATATGTGCAGATACATCTACGACAGGCTGAAGGAAAACTTCGGCTCAATGGTTGAAAGGGTTGTTGTGTGGGAGAGCGATAATGCGGCTGCGGAATACTGGGAATAA
- a CDS encoding 7-carboxy-7-deazaguanine synthase QueE, with amino-acid sequence MRLRNTGNKGRINEVFHSVQGEGFYAGARQLFVRLAGCSVGCEYCDTEFGTPESFEVYGKPFKNPVTPEEFFVAVCAGADLSLFHSVSFTGGEPTEQIRFLKGTALLFKQAGCKLFLETSGYRHAELKALKPVFDIFSIDVKLCRADWRENLAKLLPVLKFLGKEKFYLKAVFDDNNTEDELAEAAGVLHSAGVTEVFAQSVDNKADFNRIDTVQVIFSKEGVEMFYRPQIHRFLGIR; translated from the coding sequence ATGCGGCTGCGGAATACTGGGAATAAGGGCAGAATAAACGAGGTTTTTCACTCCGTTCAGGGTGAAGGTTTTTACGCAGGCGCCCGTCAGCTTTTCGTCCGTCTTGCCGGATGCTCCGTGGGGTGCGAATACTGCGACACTGAGTTCGGCACGCCGGAAAGCTTTGAGGTGTACGGCAAACCATTCAAAAACCCCGTAACACCGGAGGAGTTTTTCGTTGCCGTGTGCGCAGGGGCTGATTTAAGCCTTTTTCATTCCGTATCCTTCACCGGCGGGGAGCCGACTGAACAGATCAGGTTTCTCAAGGGAACCGCTCTTCTCTTTAAACAGGCGGGCTGCAAACTCTTCCTTGAAACCTCCGGCTACAGACACGCCGAACTGAAAGCCCTCAAGCCTGTCTTTGATATATTCAGCATAGATGTTAAGCTCTGCCGTGCGGACTGGCGGGAAAATCTGGCGAAACTGCTTCCCGTTCTTAAATTTCTCGGTAAAGAAAAGTTTTATCTGAAAGCGGTTTTTGACGATAATAACACGGAAGACGAACTCGCCGAGGCGGCGGGTGTTCTCCACAGTGCGGGTGTGACGGAAGTTTTTGCCCAATCGGTGGATAATAAGGCGGATTTTAATAGAATAGACACGGTTCAGGTGATATTCTCAAAGGAAGGGGTCGAAATGTTTTACCGTCCTCAAATACACAGATTTCTCGGGATAAGATAA
- a CDS encoding tetratricopeptide repeat protein encodes MLFFGRKDKTFQDAMSFYSKKNYKQTVKACGDILSSQPDNFEALNLMGDAYCMTGDKEKCLEVYDALLKKFEGGNYLDKSIALVKKIIRNYPDKESYQEKLSELYGQKALVREQINILTALLEAKTRRGFVQETDRIVRRLTSVKSAHSSDIAVLIDIMRRYGSSNEVRLTAEKGLALKKIDSADLTLFINCAIETEADSQLYIKHLPGYIKSNPDKISSLTDIIAEHLEKNFDKAYFAEIVSSAELSSLVPLFVRLKRKYPKPEIYSYLLENAVAEGHGDSFGQILTEIASVSDAVLDYSFAKMCFKFIGEMNSTDTLESMRTIVEKAQAMDMKHQVLDLLREAYARAGDKESAQRIDDELYGRKSPDPVDSGREANVLSIDSFDHTDDPEVNDILEFSLMDSIPSGKKKPVPEPVVEIPSEPETDDFSIVTSEFDLDSFVSVPSASEDQGLDLDKFASSEGESSQNGFIESETGIEEPEHEEEHSKPVHGMILHVDEDFDEAEIFGDIEIKPQTQDIPQAVSEQYEPKGGIDDLFDDLEIIIEKEEPSGREEAVEAGALTLDDLTFDFDSEKPKPEPRKKEDSPSITSGALDELLEK; translated from the coding sequence ATGCTTTTTTTCGGAAGAAAAGACAAAACTTTTCAGGACGCCATGTCCTTCTACTCCAAAAAAAACTACAAGCAGACAGTTAAAGCGTGCGGGGATATTCTCTCCTCACAGCCGGACAACTTTGAGGCGCTTAATCTCATGGGTGATGCCTACTGCATGACGGGGGACAAGGAAAAATGCCTTGAGGTGTACGATGCGCTCCTGAAGAAGTTTGAAGGCGGAAACTATCTCGATAAATCCATAGCCTTGGTGAAAAAAATCATCCGTAACTATCCGGATAAGGAAAGCTATCAGGAAAAGCTTTCCGAGCTTTACGGACAGAAGGCTCTCGTAAGGGAGCAGATAAATATACTCACTGCGCTTCTCGAAGCCAAAACAAGGCGCGGCTTCGTGCAGGAAACCGACCGCATAGTGCGCAGGCTCACTTCTGTAAAATCCGCTCATTCGTCCGATATTGCGGTGCTGATTGATATTATGCGCCGCTACGGTTCATCAAATGAAGTGCGGCTGACCGCAGAAAAGGGGCTTGCCCTCAAAAAGATTGACTCTGCGGATCTCACTCTTTTCATAAACTGCGCCATTGAGACAGAAGCGGACAGCCAGCTTTACATAAAACATCTGCCCGGATACATAAAGTCAAACCCCGATAAGATTTCTTCCCTCACAGACATTATCGCCGAGCATCTGGAAAAGAACTTTGACAAAGCGTATTTTGCCGAAATAGTGAGCAGCGCCGAGCTCAGCTCCCTTGTGCCGCTTTTTGTGCGCCTGAAAAGGAAATACCCCAAGCCGGAGATTTATTCATATCTGCTTGAAAACGCAGTGGCGGAAGGGCACGGGGACAGCTTCGGGCAGATACTCACTGAAATAGCCTCAGTCTCCGATGCCGTGCTGGATTACTCATTCGCCAAAATGTGCTTTAAGTTCATCGGTGAGATGAACAGCACAGACACTCTTGAAAGTATGCGCACTATCGTTGAGAAGGCGCAGGCTATGGACATGAAGCATCAGGTGCTTGACCTTCTCCGTGAGGCATATGCCAGAGCGGGAGATAAGGAAAGCGCCCAAAGGATAGATGACGAACTCTACGGCAGAAAATCACCCGATCCTGTAGACAGCGGCAGGGAAGCGAACGTGCTTTCCATAGACTCCTTCGACCATACTGATGATCCCGAAGTGAACGACATTCTGGAATTTTCCCTTATGGATTCGATTCCCTCCGGTAAAAAGAAGCCGGTGCCTGAGCCCGTGGTTGAAATTCCTTCCGAGCCGGAAACGGATGACTTCTCCATAGTCACTTCCGAGTTTGATCTGGATTCGTTTGTGAGCGTGCCCTCCGCGTCAGAGGATCAAGGGCTTGATCTGGATAAATTCGCCTCTTCCGAAGGGGAGAGCAGTCAGAACGGTTTTATCGAAAGTGAAACAGGGATTGAAGAACCCGAGCATGAGGAGGAGCACAGCAAACCCGTGCATGGGATGATTCTGCATGTTGATGAAGATTTTGACGAGGCTGAAATATTCGGTGATATAGAGATTAAACCTCAGACTCAGGACATTCCGCAGGCTGTCAGCGAACAGTACGAGCCCAAGGGCGGCATTGACGATCTTTTTGATGATCTTGAGATAATCATCGAAAAAGAGGAACCGTCAGGCAGGGAAGAAGCGGTCGAAGCGGGCGCGTTGACCCTTGATGATCTCACATTCGACTTTGACAGCGAAAAGCCCAAGCCTGAGCCGCGGAAGAAGGAAGATTCACCTTCCATTACCTCCGGAGCTCTTGATGAGCTTTTAGAAAAATAG